ATGCGTGACCGACTATGCCCAACGAATCCATCGCCATTTTCAAAAATTCCGCACGCGTTACAGTTCCGTCGGGATTAAACTTTCCGTCACCGACTCCCGATACTTTGTCATTCTCTGCAAGTGTTTTTATAACATCTTCCGCCCAATGACCTTGTATATCCGTAAATGTTTCGTCACCCTTTAAATACTTTGCCAGTTCAGGCACATTTTCCGGAATTGCATCCGCAATAAGCTTTGCAACTCTCTTTGCGCCTTTGGCTTTCATATGAGTGGTGTCGTTCGTACCTGACGGATAAGCCTTACTTTCAAGCGGCTCACATATAAAATAGCCCGACAAAACACGATTCTTACTCATACTGTTCCACGCATCTGTCACGATTTTATTTTCATCAATAAATTTGCAGCCTGTTTCTTCTGCGATTTCACGCGTAGGGTCTGCGTAATCTTTTCGCGACTCCATAAAACAGTTGTTTTCTTCGTCCCACCAAGCAGCCGCATTTGCAGTCATAAGCACAGGTGTTCCGCCGCGTTTTTCAACCTCACCGATATACTTGTCTGTAATTAACTTTTTGTAGTCCTCAACACTTATGTATCTTTCCGGTTTATTTTCAGCACCGTCATTTATACCGAACTGAATAAACACATAGTCACCAGGGTGCATTTCTGTAAGTATTCTGTCAAGTCTGCCGTCGTTGTCATAACTCTTTGAACTTCTTCCGCCCATTGCACGGTTTTCAATAATTATATCGTCATTAAAATAATCGGCAAAAACTTGTCCCCAACCTGTTTGAGGGTATACCTTTGTATAGTTGTAAGTTTGTGCCGTTGAATCACCTGCAATATATATAGTAGGTTTTTCGGCTTTTTCTCGTGTCGGTAACTGTTCTATTTCTATTTCCGTCACGTTAGGGTTGTCACCCTTAACCTGTACAGTGATTTTTCCGTTTTTCGGCACAACAGGCTGTTCATTTTCCTGTGTTTCGCCTGCCTCAAGCGTGTACGCTCTTACACGTTCACCGCAGTTTATATAAATATTCGCATTTGTTTCTGTTTTTCCGCCTGTTGTTACCGTTACAGTGTAGTCACCGTCAGGCACTTCCACTTCTTTCGTAACACCGTCCGTCTTGTCTGCTTTTACTTTCGTCATATCGAATTTTTCCGAATACAATCCGTCCGCTTTTGCAATAGGTATTATGCAAGCCGACATAACAGACATAGTAAGTATAGCTGATATAATTTTTCTTATTTTCATTAAAAATCACCCCTTAAAATTTATTATATTACATCTGTAAATAAATTGCAATATAAAAAACAGTCTATTTCTTTTTTCTTAACTCTCTAAAAAATTCAGTCAATATGCTTGCACATTTATCTTCCGTTATACCGCCTGTCACATTGACATTGTGATTGAACATACCGCTTTCAAATAAATTGATAACCGAACCGGCACAACCGGACTTTTTGTCATACGCACCGAAATACAAATTTTCAATGCGTGAATTAATAATCGCCCCTGCACACATCGGACAAGGCTCAAGCGTAACATACATTTCACATCGCGGTAATCTCCAACCGCCGAGTTTTTTGCAAGCCTTGTTTATCGCTATTATTTCGGCGTGAAGTAATGCGTTTTTCTTGGTTTCACGCTTGTTGTACCCTCTTGCGATAATCTCACCGTCACGCACTATAACCGCACCGATTGGAGTTTCACCGATTGACGCGGCTTTTTTTGCTTGCTTCAGTGCCTCTTTCATAAATTTTTCTTCCATATAATTCTCCATTCAGTAGATATAACCTTATTTTATCACACCTCTTGACATATGTCAAAAATAGTAGTAAAATGTGATAAGCAACCGCGTTGGTTGTTGCTTGCCGATATACAATCGTCGGTAAGATGTAGTATGGTAGAAAAGGAGATATGAAAAATGATTGTAATTCTAAAACAAAACGCAGAACAAAACGAGGTAAACGCACTTTTAAAACAGCTGGAGGACATGGGCTTTGACCATCATTACAGTAAGGGCGAAAATTCCACAATAGTTGGTATTATCGGTGATACTTCAACTCTTGACACAGACGATTTAAAGACTATTGACGTAGTCGCAGACGTTAAGAGAGTTTCCGAGCCGTTCAAGCTTGCAAACCGCAAGTTCCACCCGGATAGCAGTATTTTCAACATTGCCGGCAGAACAGTAGGTGAAAGTCATTTCAGCGTAATTGCAGGTCCTTGTTCGGTAGAAACAATTCCGCAAATGACAGAAACAGCCGAAGCAGTTAAAAAGAGCGGTGCTTCATTTTTAAGAGGCGGTGCATTCAAGCCGAGAACATCACCTTATTCATTCCAAGGACTTCATGACGAAGGTCTTAAAATTCTTCTTGAAGCAAAGAAGGCAACAGGACTTCCGATAGTTACAGAAATTATGAATCAGGCACATCTTGATTTGTTTGAAGATGTTGATATAATTCAAGTCGGTGCAAGAAATATGCAGAACTTTGAACTTTTAAAGGAACTTGGTAAATGCAATAAGCCTATACTTTTAAAGCGTGGTCTTTCAAGCACAATCGAAGAATGGGTTATGAGTGCGGAATACATTATGGCAGGCGGTAACGAACAGGTTATTTTCTGCGAAAGAGGTATAAGAACTTACGAAACATTCACAAGAAATACTCTTGACCTTTCGGCAATACCGGCATTAAAGTCAATTTCACACTTGCCTGTAATCGTTGACCCAAGTCACGCAACAGGTTTGCCGTGGATGGTTGAATCGCTTACAAAAGCGGCTATCGCAGTAGGTGCAGACGGTATTATGATTGAAGTTCATAATAATCCAAAGAAAGCATTGTGCGACGGTGCTCAATCACTTACTCCGCAGCAGTTTGACAATGTTATGCAGACAGTTAAGAAGCGTGTTGAGTTTGAAGGTAAAATTTTAGGTTAATTTAAAGGCAGTCGATTGACTGCCTTTTTGTTTGCATTTTTGTATGTAGCCATATTTTATTTTTGATTTTGCAAGTAGCCACCCCTCCGTCACTCGTTCCTCGTGCCACCTCCCCTCAATGGGAGGCTTTTTATTTTCCGCAAAATCCCATAAGGCTCCCCTTGAGGGGAGCTGTCGACACCGTCGACTGAGGGGTGGCTTTACTGTCTTTCATATAAATTTCATCTATGTCGCCTAATCATAACCTCAGACTAATTCCTTTCGTACAGAACGGTGCTCTCGACTTTCCTTTTCCTCTCAACGAAAATCTTTCAATTCTCCGCCACATTCCGTAAGGCTCCCCTTGAGGGGAGCTGTCGACACTGTCGACTGAGGGGTGGCTCTCTATTGAATTTCAATCACACAAACAGGCGACCAATGGTCGCCCCTATACACGTTCCACTCAAACAACAGCGAACTCCAATCATGCAAACGGGCGACCAACTGTCGCCACTCCGAAATTCTCATAAACGATAGCAAACTTAATCACACAAAAAGGGCGACCAACTGTCGCCCCTACTACACAACTATTCATCTTTATGAAAGTGTCTGTAAATCGCATAAACCAAAGCACCGACTGACAAAACAGCTATGTATATCGCAAAAGCAACAAACACAATACTACCTGCTTTTGTGGGCGGTGTATATATATATCTGCGATAACCAATCACATCTTTATTCACTGCCAAAGTTACCGTTGCAAAAGCAATCGTAACCAAAGTCAGCAGCCCGCCTATATAATACTTTTTCATAAACCCCCTTATCTTACCAACAAATACACCGTATATGCCACATACATAAAAATCATAACCACACCGCAAGGGCGATTAATCTTTTTATTAGCAAGTGCAAAAATATAAGTAAACAAGCATATTCCAATCAACACACAACCGTCAATTACCACATTAAAGTCAGTACCTATTGTACCGATTGTCGCTGATATTCCGAGAATGAACAACAAATTAAATATATTCGAGCCGATTACGTTACCTACCGCAATATCATTTTGTTGTTTTCTTGCGGCAACAATCGAAGTCACAAGTTCAGGAAGTGATGTACCTATCGCCACAACGGTAAGACCGACAACTCTTTCACTCATTCCCGCCATAAGTGCAAGTTCCTTTGCGCCTTTAACAGTAAGCTGACCGCCGACCACAACACCGACAAAGCCGATTATTATAAACAAGAGGCATTTCCACATTGGCAAATCTGCCTTTTCGCTATCCTCCGCACTTTCAATTAATTTACTTTCTTTCTTACCCATCACAACAGAACCGACCATAAACACCGCAAACAATGCAAGAAGTATAATACCGTCCAATCTTGTCAATGCAATATCACCATGATTTAATGTCATTAAAAGCACAATCATTACAGCGGTTATACCGATACAGAATGGAAAATCACGTTTTAGGATATTTCCTTTTACAGCAACAGGTGCGAACAAAGCACTTGCACCAAGTACAACAAGCGTATTAAATATATTTGATCCGATTATATTACCGATTGCAATTTCATTACTGCCTTGCAGTGACGCAGTTATGCTAACCGCCGCCTCGGGCAAACTTGTTCCGAACGCCACTACCG
The DNA window shown above is from Hominilimicola fabiformis and carries:
- a CDS encoding calcium/sodium antiporter, which encodes MVLMILFLVIGFVLLVKGADLFVDGACDLSAKLRIPAYIVGLTVVAFGTSLPEAAVSITASLQGSNEIAIGNIIGSNIFNTLVVLGASALFAPVAVKGNILKRDFPFCIGITAVMIVLLMTLNHGDIALTRLDGIILLALFAVFMVGSVVMGKKESKLIESAEDSEKADLPMWKCLLFIIIGFVGVVVGGQLTVKGAKELALMAGMSERVVGLTVVAIGTSLPELVTSIVAARKQQNDIAVGNVIGSNIFNLLFILGISATIGTIGTDFNVVIDGCVLIGICLFTYIFALANKKINRPCGVVMIFMYVAYTVYLLVR
- a CDS encoding S-layer homology domain-containing protein, with translation MKIRKIISAILTMSVMSACIIPIAKADGLYSEKFDMTKVKADKTDGVTKEVEVPDGDYTVTVTTGGKTETNANIYINCGERVRAYTLEAGETQENEQPVVPKNGKITVQVKGDNPNVTEIEIEQLPTREKAEKPTIYIAGDSTAQTYNYTKVYPQTGWGQVFADYFNDDIIIENRAMGGRSSKSYDNDGRLDRILTEMHPGDYVFIQFGINDGAENKPERYISVEDYKKLITDKYIGEVEKRGGTPVLMTANAAAWWDEENNCFMESRKDYADPTREIAEETGCKFIDENKIVTDAWNSMSKNRVLSGYFICEPLESKAYPSGTNDTTHMKAKGAKRVAKLIADAIPENVPELAKYLKGDETFTDIQGHWAEDVIKTLAENDKVSGVGDGKFNPDGTVTRAEFLKMAMDSLGIVGHAYRDGECLDATNDDWYCYYLQGALDKDIIPEEMIEDCDFTNVTKTLKESTEKEKAVRANVNVYTGKFYGDKPITREEMAVIATRCKNYKMRNWRDWDNERRIPVFSFKDSDEIDEKYISYVVHAYNLKYIDGMEDGRFAPKENLTRAQAAVVMNNLK
- the tadA gene encoding tRNA adenosine(34) deaminase TadA translates to MEEKFMKEALKQAKKAASIGETPIGAVIVRDGEIIARGYNKRETKKNALLHAEIIAINKACKKLGGWRLPRCEMYVTLEPCPMCAGAIINSRIENLYFGAYDKKSGCAGSVINLFESGMFNHNVNVTGGITEDKCASILTEFFRELRKKK
- the aroF gene encoding 3-deoxy-7-phosphoheptulonate synthase; protein product: MIVILKQNAEQNEVNALLKQLEDMGFDHHYSKGENSTIVGIIGDTSTLDTDDLKTIDVVADVKRVSEPFKLANRKFHPDSSIFNIAGRTVGESHFSVIAGPCSVETIPQMTETAEAVKKSGASFLRGGAFKPRTSPYSFQGLHDEGLKILLEAKKATGLPIVTEIMNQAHLDLFEDVDIIQVGARNMQNFELLKELGKCNKPILLKRGLSSTIEEWVMSAEYIMAGGNEQVIFCERGIRTYETFTRNTLDLSAIPALKSISHLPVIVDPSHATGLPWMVESLTKAAIAVGADGIMIEVHNNPKKALCDGAQSLTPQQFDNVMQTVKKRVEFEGKILG